In the Leptospira limi genome, one interval contains:
- a CDS encoding outer membrane beta-barrel protein has protein sequence MRNKYTLLATIVATLFSQASLFAQTKKDKDKPWYELVNFSGYVDVYYNYTSNNRQGATQDTAGTFHTYNKQFAVNAVKLSMEKLADKESPWGFRLDMQNGQNNMYQERPYQTTNSLHNMQLLQQAYVSAYFPVLKGLTVDAGKMATHIGLELLDSKDNIAYTIGYVFFNTIPFIHTGARANLQVNDRLSTGFYLYNSAQGTGYTGNGQQFGYVGVTPYGDAAGGSSLTSTQQHAYADGPNPTRAIGTQVKYDVVPDKFQVVWNTLQANDNIKGRQDNNLYYLEQVTGTSFPKQSAFKTDHWMIQNLILIYKPTDRLTTIFDYTYGERTGQTNTAAFGYEPGGITKKKLDDNLSAGLVPDLPANLTALGINQDTNLSRENKIKRIYQTYQVQAKYQFTDFFALGFRFEYLDDKRYGGSLVVNPPLFAVTPTNRYDLKFQDAIGARATSNYGQIKTLTFTPTFDLTENLQVKVDLRRDWGPGQQFVDTSGRPASHQNGIIVGMVAKF, from the coding sequence ATGAGAAATAAATACACTCTATTAGCGACGATCGTTGCTACCTTATTTTCCCAGGCTTCCCTTTTTGCTCAGACAAAAAAGGATAAAGATAAGCCTTGGTATGAGTTGGTAAATTTTTCTGGGTATGTGGATGTATACTATAACTATACTTCAAATAACCGGCAAGGGGCAACCCAAGATACTGCAGGAACATTTCACACTTACAACAAACAATTTGCTGTAAACGCTGTGAAACTGTCTATGGAAAAGTTAGCGGATAAGGAAAGCCCATGGGGATTTCGATTGGATATGCAAAATGGACAGAACAACATGTACCAAGAGCGTCCATACCAAACAACTAACTCTCTCCATAACATGCAATTGTTACAACAAGCTTATGTTTCAGCTTACTTCCCAGTCTTAAAAGGATTAACCGTTGATGCTGGTAAGATGGCGACTCACATCGGACTAGAGTTACTAGATTCGAAAGACAACATCGCTTACACCATTGGTTACGTGTTCTTTAACACAATCCCCTTTATCCATACTGGTGCGAGAGCAAACCTTCAAGTTAACGATCGTTTGTCAACCGGTTTTTACCTCTACAACAGTGCACAGGGAACTGGTTACACTGGAAATGGACAACAATTCGGTTACGTAGGAGTAACTCCTTACGGTGATGCGGCTGGTGGTTCAAGTCTAACAAGCACTCAACAACATGCTTATGCTGATGGTCCAAACCCAACTAGAGCGATTGGAACACAAGTTAAATATGATGTTGTTCCTGATAAATTCCAAGTTGTTTGGAACACATTGCAAGCTAACGACAACATCAAAGGAAGACAAGATAACAATCTTTATTACTTAGAACAAGTTACAGGAACTTCTTTTCCAAAACAATCTGCTTTCAAAACAGACCATTGGATGATCCAAAACTTGATTTTGATCTACAAGCCAACTGATAGATTGACAACAATCTTTGACTATACTTACGGTGAAAGAACTGGTCAAACTAACACAGCAGCTTTTGGATATGAGCCAGGCGGAATCACGAAAAAGAAGTTAGACGACAACTTGAGCGCTGGTCTTGTTCCAGATTTACCTGCGAACCTGACTGCACTTGGTATTAACCAAGACACAAATCTTTCTCGTGAAAACAAAATCAAAAGAATTTACCAAACATACCAAGTGCAAGCGAAGTATCAATTCACTGACTTCTTTGCTTTAGGTTTCCGTTTTGAGTATTTGGATGACAAACGATACGGTGGATCTCTTGTAGTAAACCCTCCATTGTTTGCTGTGACTCCTACAAACCGTTACGATCTTAAATTCCAAGATGCTATCGGTGCAAGAGCTACAAGTAACTATGGACAAATCAAAACTCTAACGTTCACTCCAACTTTTGATCTCACAGAGAACCTTCAAGTAAAAGTGGATTTAAGAAGAGATTGGGGTCCTGGCCAACAATTCGTAGATACATCTGGAAGACCAGCGTCACACCAAAACGGTATCATCGTTGGTATGGTAGCAAAATTCTAA
- a CDS encoding methyl-accepting chemotaxis protein, whose translation MRFLSKISIQSRLLLFPLPLIVSLLFILFLLVQSQNETLEFSRKEQLGLVIIQPISATYREGLRRLKIGQESTKELIPLLQEIKKQILETEIININADEVTNLDKYTKMNSFDQTTTLQFLNETQELLLKVGDLSNLILDPEVDSYYQMEIVLFRVPSLYQNISLLKEMIRNEYLGSNAKSKSFSDESLTKAILTINGIEVTCREISKSYKKSYDATLKYKNELEEVKKNAEISCSEYIGKLKKTLLQNQIKPPSAEILFTTIHEGTTIAANIQEKSNILLGQMISDRVQLLTWKRNFNIILVFISLLISSVFVYFIFKSVNDPLKQVLVKIDELSSGEADLTNKLPDFGNNEIGKITYSINLFLENLNQIMNQLKMSVSESEKVSSKLKQDAISVSDNATSLASVSEESAASLEELTTSFEIMFEFITNETKNIVKITEEMTTIKSSIANIERALLQLTELSDQSTSLANSGNKSIQNTDITMTEIRSVTKEITGIIDLITEISERTNLLALNASIEAARAGDAGMGFAVVAEEISKLADKTQSSVKSIKKLIDKSHLVVNEGSSHVMEAVNALSEIVGQSKRMNNAVNHLKEEMTTQSKSLLSVTSELNGLEEMARTIEFSSREQKKASEDMVNTVNTLSGNAQELANNSEDLNQVSQKIGDIASNIAVITNTFRTH comes from the coding sequence ATGAGATTTCTGTCAAAAATTTCTATCCAAAGTCGACTATTACTATTCCCTCTTCCTCTCATTGTTTCATTACTATTTATTTTATTTTTATTAGTCCAATCACAAAACGAAACCCTAGAATTTTCTAGAAAAGAACAACTTGGGTTGGTAATCATCCAACCTATTTCTGCAACATACCGAGAGGGTTTACGTAGATTAAAAATTGGGCAAGAGTCTACCAAGGAATTAATTCCTCTTCTTCAAGAGATCAAAAAACAAATCTTAGAAACTGAGATCATTAACATAAATGCAGATGAAGTAACTAATCTTGATAAATATACAAAAATGAATTCATTTGATCAGACTACCACACTCCAATTTCTAAATGAAACACAGGAACTATTATTAAAAGTTGGAGACCTATCAAATTTAATCTTAGATCCAGAAGTAGATTCCTATTACCAAATGGAAATCGTATTGTTCCGCGTACCATCCTTGTACCAAAACATTTCTTTGTTAAAGGAAATGATCCGAAATGAATACTTAGGTTCAAATGCAAAATCGAAAAGCTTTTCAGATGAAAGCCTTACAAAAGCCATCTTAACTATCAATGGAATTGAAGTAACTTGCAGAGAAATTAGTAAATCGTATAAAAAATCATATGACGCTACCCTAAAATACAAAAACGAATTGGAAGAAGTGAAAAAGAATGCAGAGATTTCTTGTTCCGAATACATAGGTAAACTTAAAAAAACTCTTTTACAAAATCAAATCAAGCCACCATCAGCTGAAATACTATTTACAACTATCCACGAAGGTACCACTATCGCAGCCAACATCCAGGAAAAATCAAATATCCTTCTCGGACAAATGATAAGCGACCGCGTGCAATTACTCACCTGGAAACGAAATTTTAACATCATTTTGGTATTCATTTCCTTACTGATATCTAGTGTTTTCGTATATTTTATCTTCAAAAGTGTCAATGATCCCTTAAAACAAGTACTTGTAAAAATAGACGAACTCTCAAGTGGTGAGGCTGATCTAACGAATAAATTACCAGACTTTGGGAACAATGAAATTGGGAAAATTACTTATTCTATCAATTTATTTTTAGAAAATTTAAACCAGATCATGAACCAATTGAAAATGTCAGTTAGTGAATCTGAAAAAGTATCATCAAAATTAAAACAAGATGCAATTTCTGTTTCTGATAACGCAACATCGCTTGCTTCTGTATCTGAAGAATCTGCAGCCTCGTTGGAAGAGTTGACCACATCTTTTGAAATTATGTTCGAATTCATCACGAATGAAACAAAGAATATAGTAAAAATTACAGAAGAAATGACAACGATCAAAAGCTCTATAGCAAATATCGAAAGGGCTCTATTGCAATTAACGGAACTTTCGGATCAATCAACGTCTCTTGCAAATTCGGGGAATAAATCGATACAAAATACCGATATAACAATGACTGAAATCCGATCTGTGACGAAGGAAATCACTGGGATCATTGATTTGATAACAGAAATTTCCGAAAGAACCAACTTACTTGCATTAAATGCAAGTATTGAAGCAGCGCGCGCTGGTGATGCTGGAATGGGTTTTGCAGTAGTAGCAGAAGAGATTTCAAAACTTGCAGACAAAACACAATCTTCAGTGAAAAGTATAAAAAAGTTAATCGATAAAAGTCATCTCGTTGTCAATGAAGGTTCCAGCCATGTTATGGAAGCTGTGAATGCACTGAGTGAGATTGTGGGTCAATCAAAACGGATGAATAATGCTGTTAATCATTTAAAAGAAGAAATGACAACTCAATCCAAAAGTTTACTGAGCGTTACAAGCGAACTCAATGGATTGGAAGAGATGGCGCGAACGATCGAATTCTCAAGTAGAGAACAGAAAAAAGCATCGGAGGATATGGTTAATACGGTGAATACATTATCCGGAAATGCCCAAGAACTTGCCAATAATTCAGAAGATTTAAACCAAGTGAGCCAAAAAATTGGAGACATTGCATCTAACATTGCCGTAATTACAAATACTTTTCGTACCCATTAA
- a CDS encoding cytochrome-c peroxidase, with product MISIQFFNDIAFASELQQRAKIQIGSLPNSPPGSEDDTEAKIKLGNKLFRDINLSANQIQACVTCHPIDGRSAGMDRQTTPRGTFGQQGKRNTPTIFNVGFNSVLFWDGRRNSLYDQAIDPFINPLEMSLSSESELIQKIQNDPSYSHYFVSAYPENPNINIHNVRLSLSAFERSLVSKSKFDDFVMGNLLIFNRQELEGLNIFLEVGCTNCHSGYLLGGNNLSKLQSAILYNPNDFGRFEVTDDSNDRYLFKIPSLRNVTLTQPYFHDGSVTSLKETIERMNEYNLNRRLASSEMDLLIVFLKTLSDKTKSN from the coding sequence TTGATCTCGATACAATTTTTTAATGATATCGCATTTGCTTCCGAACTCCAACAAAGAGCCAAAATTCAAATTGGTTCCCTTCCTAATTCTCCACCAGGTTCAGAAGATGACACAGAAGCAAAAATCAAATTGGGGAATAAACTATTTCGTGATATTAATTTGTCTGCCAATCAAATCCAAGCATGTGTTACCTGCCATCCCATTGATGGTAGATCTGCTGGTATGGATCGTCAAACAACTCCAAGAGGTACCTTTGGCCAACAGGGGAAACGGAATACACCAACAATTTTTAATGTTGGGTTTAATTCTGTACTATTTTGGGATGGAAGGAGAAATTCACTCTATGACCAAGCAATTGACCCATTTATCAATCCATTAGAAATGTCATTGTCATCGGAATCTGAACTGATACAAAAAATCCAGAATGATCCCTCTTATAGTCATTATTTTGTGAGTGCCTACCCAGAAAACCCAAACATCAATATACACAATGTTAGATTATCATTATCCGCCTTTGAAAGGAGTTTAGTTTCTAAATCAAAATTTGATGATTTTGTTATGGGTAACTTACTGATCTTCAATCGACAGGAACTGGAGGGACTGAATATTTTTTTAGAAGTTGGATGCACTAATTGCCATTCAGGATACCTGTTAGGCGGTAACAATCTCTCTAAGCTTCAATCCGCCATCTTATACAATCCAAATGATTTTGGTAGGTTTGAAGTAACAGATGATTCAAACGATCGATATTTATTTAAAATTCCAAGCTTAAGAAATGTTACTTTAACTCAACCATATTTTCATGATGGAAGTGTAACATCGCTTAAAGAGACAATTGAAAGGATGAATGAGTACAATTTGAACAGGCGATTGGCAAGTTCAGAAATGGATTTGCTGATTGTATTCTTAAAAACTCTGTCTGATAAAACTAAATCTAATTAA
- a CDS encoding LIC_13355 family lipoprotein produces the protein MGNYQLKSVLLIFILTFPFLQCKEEENKNDILLSLLAIPKVNNSSGIPCPPTSLPTDVPIANTVVSANSTVSGFNNPTKAINGICGGGEFSGSLDVYALNLTGPGASLILSWAGKTVKNVIGIDFIVYENPFRVSESSNRYAFDPMVVQVSFNGTEYCGFDLSGYNPSVSDSNKISSWPGFAGLRPVIYNMATKPFTLNELFTPTGNGFLLGGGDGFNLDDLIVGGPGANCDSSARSMIQTNGFKYIKMISASGVTNPNTGNGYTYPHSYDNGSDIDGVVAKYIE, from the coding sequence TTGGGAAACTACCAATTAAAATCAGTCCTATTAATATTCATACTTACCTTTCCTTTTTTACAATGTAAAGAAGAGGAAAATAAAAATGATATTCTATTATCGTTACTCGCAATTCCAAAGGTAAATAATTCTTCTGGAATTCCATGTCCACCAACGTCTCTACCGACTGACGTCCCAATTGCAAATACAGTTGTCTCCGCCAATTCAACTGTGAGTGGATTTAACAATCCGACGAAAGCGATCAATGGCATCTGTGGTGGCGGAGAGTTTTCTGGATCCCTAGATGTATATGCCTTAAATTTAACGGGGCCAGGTGCTAGTTTGATTTTATCTTGGGCAGGAAAAACAGTTAAGAATGTAATTGGTATTGATTTTATCGTCTATGAAAATCCATTCAGAGTTTCAGAATCTAGCAATCGTTATGCTTTTGATCCAATGGTAGTACAGGTTTCTTTTAATGGAACCGAATACTGTGGATTTGATCTAAGCGGTTATAATCCGAGTGTATCTGATAGTAATAAAATATCATCTTGGCCTGGTTTTGCGGGACTTCGACCAGTGATTTACAATATGGCCACGAAACCCTTTACTTTAAATGAATTATTTACTCCAACAGGGAACGGATTTTTGTTAGGTGGTGGAGATGGCTTCAATTTAGATGATCTAATTGTTGGCGGACCAGGTGCCAACTGTGATTCATCTGCTCGATCAATGATTCAAACCAATGGATTTAAATATATAAAAATGATTTCCGCATCAGGTGTGACGAACCCAAACACAGGGAATGGATACACCTATCCACATTCGTATGACAATGGATCTGATATAGATGGTGTTGTTGCAAAATATATAGAATAA
- the secA gene encoding preprotein translocase subunit SecA, which produces MFQKILTILFGSKYERDLKRLNPIVEAINSFEVSIKAMDDETLSSQTLKFKERLANGETLDDILPEAFATVREVAYRTLGMRHFDVQMMGGISLHWGNISEMKTGEGKTLTSTLPIYLNSLSGEGVHVVTVNDYLAKRDANWMRPVFEFLKVSVGVIQHDMDHEERKVAYNSDITYGTNNEFGFDYLRDNMVSYKEHRVQRQHNFAIVDEVDSILIDEARTPLIISGPAEESTDKYLKVNKIIPKLIEGEDFEIDEKAKNVILSEAGVHHVENLLEVENLYHAENIELVHHVQQALKAHKIFFKDKDYVVQDGEVIIVDEFTGRLMKGRRYSDGLHQSLEAKEGVPIARESQTLASITFQNYFRIYKKLAGMTGTADTEAEEFKKIYNLDVIVIPSNLKIQRQDLPDRVYKTEREKFDAVVKDIQEKVSRKQPVLVGTISIEKSEVLSKLLFSHGIQHNVLNAKQHERESEIVANAGKPGAITIATNMAGRGTDIVLGGAPKYKDDLEKLDDKCDSLGIKNKNELEVIYSFRECLIKQKFDEAEGKIADVRNETIKKECLKILTDAKKWKVDHDFVIGAGGLHIIGSERHESRRIDNQLRGRSGRQGDPGSSRFYLSLQDDLMRIFGSDRIARIMDTLKMPEGQELEHSMVSNAIARAQKRVEGHNFDIRKHLLEYDDVMNRQRIYIYGIRNELLDKGNMSKTIVDFFDEVVENQVILYCEGNNVDAWEIGSLNEWLQSLGIEHTIEVKDFKKESNPQLKVFEVVSKLVKELYEYKVSSIGDDIWRSIERNVFLDILDHRWKEHLYAMDHLKEGIWTVGYGEKNPLIEYKLQGFKMFDQLVENLKNEVVSFLLKIEVTDSDKKQDDSSPKEYKKIGQEQRAEVDMFGNELKSNKTKPQVSSTTSSGGGSERRSSRRNKR; this is translated from the coding sequence ATGTTTCAAAAAATCTTAACTATACTATTCGGTAGCAAATACGAAAGAGATTTAAAAAGGCTCAATCCAATCGTAGAAGCAATCAATTCATTTGAAGTTTCAATCAAAGCGATGGACGATGAAACACTTTCCTCTCAAACACTTAAGTTTAAAGAAAGATTGGCAAACGGGGAAACTCTTGATGATATTTTACCAGAAGCATTTGCGACTGTAAGAGAAGTTGCGTATCGTACATTAGGTATGCGCCATTTCGATGTTCAGATGATGGGTGGAATTTCTTTACATTGGGGCAATATTTCTGAAATGAAAACTGGTGAAGGTAAGACATTGACATCTACACTTCCCATTTATCTCAATTCACTTTCTGGTGAAGGAGTACATGTAGTTACCGTTAACGACTATTTGGCGAAGAGGGATGCGAATTGGATGCGTCCTGTTTTTGAATTTTTAAAAGTGTCTGTTGGTGTCATTCAACATGATATGGATCACGAAGAACGTAAAGTGGCCTATAATTCCGATATAACTTACGGAACTAACAACGAATTTGGTTTTGATTATTTGCGTGATAATATGGTGAGTTACAAAGAACACCGTGTCCAAAGACAACATAACTTTGCCATTGTGGATGAGGTTGACTCTATCCTAATTGATGAAGCAAGAACCCCGCTCATAATTTCAGGTCCAGCAGAAGAATCCACTGACAAATACCTGAAGGTAAATAAAATCATTCCTAAGTTAATCGAAGGAGAAGACTTCGAGATTGATGAAAAGGCAAAAAATGTAATTTTGTCAGAAGCTGGTGTTCATCATGTGGAAAACTTATTGGAAGTGGAAAACCTATACCACGCTGAGAATATTGAGCTTGTACACCACGTACAACAGGCTCTAAAAGCACATAAAATCTTTTTTAAAGACAAAGATTATGTAGTGCAAGATGGTGAAGTGATCATTGTTGATGAGTTTACAGGCCGTCTTATGAAAGGAAGACGTTACTCGGATGGTTTGCATCAGTCATTGGAAGCTAAAGAAGGTGTTCCCATTGCACGTGAATCACAAACATTAGCATCCATTACCTTCCAAAATTATTTCCGCATTTATAAAAAACTAGCTGGTATGACAGGAACAGCTGATACGGAAGCCGAGGAATTTAAAAAAATCTATAACCTAGATGTCATTGTAATTCCATCTAATTTAAAAATCCAACGTCAAGATTTACCTGATCGTGTATACAAAACGGAACGAGAAAAGTTTGATGCAGTCGTAAAAGATATCCAAGAAAAAGTTTCGAGGAAACAGCCGGTGTTAGTTGGAACAATTTCAATTGAAAAATCGGAAGTTTTATCTAAACTATTATTCTCACATGGAATCCAACACAACGTTTTAAATGCAAAACAACACGAAAGAGAATCAGAAATTGTAGCCAACGCTGGTAAACCAGGAGCCATCACAATTGCTACGAATATGGCAGGTCGGGGAACAGATATTGTTCTTGGTGGTGCTCCTAAATACAAAGATGATTTAGAAAAATTAGATGATAAATGCGATTCATTAGGAATCAAAAACAAAAATGAATTAGAAGTAATCTATAGTTTTCGTGAATGTCTCATTAAACAAAAGTTTGATGAAGCAGAAGGAAAAATTGCGGACGTTCGAAATGAAACAATCAAAAAAGAATGTCTCAAAATTTTAACAGATGCAAAAAAATGGAAAGTAGACCATGATTTTGTCATTGGAGCAGGTGGTCTTCATATCATTGGTTCTGAACGACATGAATCAAGAAGGATTGATAACCAACTTCGTGGAAGGTCAGGTCGACAAGGTGATCCAGGATCCTCAAGATTTTATTTATCGTTACAAGATGATTTGATGAGAATTTTTGGTTCTGATCGTATCGCACGTATCATGGACACTTTAAAAATGCCTGAAGGTCAAGAATTGGAACACAGTATGGTCTCCAATGCAATTGCAAGGGCACAAAAACGAGTCGAAGGCCACAACTTTGATATCAGGAAACATTTGTTAGAGTATGATGATGTTATGAACCGCCAAAGAATATATATCTATGGGATTCGTAACGAATTATTGGACAAAGGAAATATGTCCAAAACCATCGTTGATTTTTTTGACGAAGTCGTGGAAAACCAAGTAATTCTATATTGTGAAGGTAATAATGTTGATGCTTGGGAAATAGGGTCTCTCAATGAGTGGTTACAAAGTTTAGGCATCGAGCATACCATAGAAGTAAAAGATTTCAAAAAAGAATCTAATCCACAATTAAAAGTATTTGAAGTTGTATCTAAATTAGTAAAAGAACTTTACGAATATAAAGTTTCTTCTATTGGAGATGATATTTGGAGATCGATTGAAAGGAATGTTTTCCTAGATATTTTAGATCATAGATGGAAAGAACACTTATATGCAATGGACCATTTAAAAGAAGGGATTTGGACTGTTGGATATGGTGAAAAAAATCCACTCATCGAATACAAACTGCAAGGTTTTAAGATGTTTGATCAACTGGTTGAAAATCTTAAAAACGAAGTAGTTTCTTTTTTACTAAAAATTGAAGTAACTGATTCGGATAAAAAACAAGATGATTCTTCGCCAAAAGAGTACAAAAAAATTGGGCAAGAACAAAGAGCAGAAGTGGACATGTTCGGCAACGAGTTAAAATCCAATAAAACAAAACCACAAGTGTCTTCAACCACTAGTTCTGGTGGAGGTTCGGAGAGAAGGTCTAGCCGCCGTAACAAGCGTTAG
- a CDS encoding type 1 glutamine amidotransferase: MRAVIIRFIDCEGPGILEPLLRGKGYRISYHNAYDSRVHLMPEIHLNFDLIVMLGGPQSVADPDKQEFFKPYYEIVENVISLPNKKLIGVCLGSQIIARALGANVRPGTKGPETGFSELQILKPEHPIFSGIQKESIMAFHLHEDIFDIPVGADHLLASEFYANQMFSYKNKVFAFQTHLEPTLGMLQVWQNVHREFISKGNGDFSNIDSKQKIMEENAKIIFSNIINL, translated from the coding sequence ATGAGAGCAGTGATTATCAGATTCATTGATTGTGAAGGTCCTGGAATTTTAGAACCACTTTTACGAGGAAAAGGATATCGTATCAGTTACCATAATGCTTATGATTCTCGTGTCCATTTGATGCCAGAGATTCATTTGAATTTTGATTTGATAGTCATGTTAGGTGGTCCGCAGTCAGTTGCCGATCCTGATAAACAGGAATTTTTTAAACCATATTACGAAATTGTTGAAAATGTAATCTCTTTACCCAATAAAAAATTAATTGGAGTTTGTTTGGGGTCTCAAATCATAGCACGGGCATTAGGTGCAAATGTGAGGCCTGGAACAAAGGGTCCGGAAACAGGTTTTTCCGAACTTCAAATTTTAAAACCAGAACATCCTATCTTTTCTGGAATTCAAAAAGAATCTATCATGGCATTCCATTTGCACGAAGATATTTTTGATATTCCTGTTGGTGCCGATCATTTACTTGCCAGTGAGTTTTACGCAAACCAAATGTTTTCATACAAAAACAAAGTTTTCGCTTTCCAAACTCATTTAGAACCAACGTTGGGAATGTTACAAGTTTGGCAAAATGTCCATAGGGAGTTTATCTCTAAGGGCAATGGAGATTTTTCTAACATCGATTCTAAACAGAAAATCATGGAAGAAAATGCCAAAATCATATTTAGCAATATTATAAATTTATAA
- a CDS encoding TlpA family protein disulfide reductase, which translates to MKTPLSLLISLCLITCAPAKSSYYGETSFVGVTADGEEITFANLAKDQIAMNVYSPDCVPCWKEIPALNLLYAEIQNKFPTKAIYMVVDPYQIVPDVTDELPFGQVYQLAKERMKVEIKNRNIQIPIIFMKKPFRVKEGGLVTGTPETLLFETKPLRLYYNFLGSISELTTKETIEKDPKFNFFRYQFGMESI; encoded by the coding sequence ATGAAGACCCCCCTCAGTTTATTGATTAGTTTATGTCTCATTACTTGCGCACCTGCGAAATCCTCCTACTACGGAGAAACTTCGTTTGTTGGTGTCACCGCAGATGGGGAAGAAATCACCTTTGCAAACTTGGCAAAAGACCAAATTGCAATGAATGTGTATTCTCCAGACTGTGTGCCATGTTGGAAAGAAATTCCCGCATTGAATTTATTATACGCCGAAATCCAAAACAAATTTCCTACAAAAGCAATTTATATGGTCGTTGATCCATACCAAATTGTTCCTGATGTCACCGACGAACTTCCGTTTGGTCAAGTGTACCAATTGGCAAAAGAAAGAATGAAGGTTGAAATCAAAAATCGTAATATCCAAATTCCTATCATCTTTATGAAGAAACCTTTTCGAGTAAAAGAAGGTGGCCTTGTGACAGGAACACCCGAAACATTGCTTTTCGAAACAAAACCATTGAGATTGTATTATAACTTCTTAGGTTCAATCTCGGAGCTTACAACAAAAGAAACGATAGAGAAAGATCCTAAATTCAATTTCTTTCGTTACCAATTCGGAATGGAATCTATATGA
- a CDS encoding DNA primase, whose product MSQSQKEDFDIVSLIELCREKKYETCVAGFSAIDKIEKITLPKKLKNRKLTVQALYALTNDLVQWKYLSSEEKALLQAEKDKLAGVTSTAGTSFAPHAEEDIEEDFIPEEEAKKPEFEDGYEDEFGDDTEEEEEDDDDDDFDDDSDDEEDSDEEEED is encoded by the coding sequence ATGAGCCAATCACAGAAAGAAGACTTCGATATCGTATCCTTAATAGAACTTTGCCGGGAAAAAAAATACGAAACATGTGTGGCCGGTTTCAGTGCGATCGACAAAATCGAAAAAATCACTCTTCCTAAAAAATTAAAAAATCGTAAACTCACTGTCCAAGCACTTTATGCACTCACAAACGACTTAGTGCAATGGAAATACCTTTCTTCCGAAGAAAAAGCACTCCTCCAAGCAGAAAAAGACAAACTTGCAGGTGTCACATCCACTGCGGGAACATCATTTGCTCCTCATGCAGAAGAAGACATCGAAGAAGATTTTATCCCTGAAGAAGAAGCTAAAAAACCAGAATTTGAAGATGGTTATGAAGATGAATTTGGTGATGATACTGAAGAGGAAGAAGAGGATGATGACGACGATGATTTCGACGACGACTCTGATGACGAAGAGGATTCAGATGAGGAAGAAGAGGATTAG